ATATCGGTACAATGGCGTAGCACTCGGCAATACATTGATCGGGATGAACGTACGCTATGCTTCAGACCCTTACTGGGGAGCAAAAGCAGCGGGTCATATGTATAGCATAGATCAAGAGCTTGGTGGCAAAGACTATCAAAAGCATGAGCTTGGCTTTACGGCAAGTTCAGACGTCAGCATTCGCACCGGACCCTTCATAGACCATAACCGTGCGTACCAGTATAAACTGGATTGGACGATTAAACTTCTAGGTCAAATGCCGATTACTCTGTCTGCTACACCTTCAGAAACAAATGGTTGGTTACGGGTTATTTCTGAATTGCCAAAAGACAGTTCAGATTTATATACAATAACTCCAAATGTTCGCATAGTGACTACACATTAATAACTATGTAAGTGGATCTAAAAAACAGGCCTATCCAGTTTATCTGGATAGGCCTGTTCAGATTTCATCAAGCAAATAAATTAAAACGGGTTAGTAGCAATGAAACTTGCTGTTTTCACATAAACACGTCGATTTAATTTTAATTGATTTACAATAACTTCAGCAATGTCTTCCGATTGAATCAATTTAGAGTCGTCATTTTCTTTAATCAAATTTAGATCTAATGCTAAATCTGTCGCTACAGTACTTGGTGTTAGAGCCGAAACGCGTATATTATTTCGACGTACTTCTTGTGCTAATGATTCTGTAAAGCCAATTACCGCAAACTTTGATGCACTGTATGCACTTGAAGTAGCCGCACCATTTAGACCATTTGTTGATGAAATATTAATGATATCACCTGTATTTTTTTCAATTAATTGCGGTAACACGGCACGTGTCACATAATATGTACCCATTAAGTTGACATCTACTATGTTCTTCCACTCTTCTGGGTCCATCTCCAAGACCGTACCAAATGAAGCAATCCCTGCATTGTTAATTAAAATATCAGCAGTTCCTAATTTATTAGTTAATGATGCAATGGCTTCTTCAACTTGCTCTTTAGATGAAACATCAGCAGTTGCATAAGCGACTTTTACGCCATGACCTTCAATTTCTGTCGCTACTTCTTTTAAAGCAGACTCTGTTCTTGCAAGCAATCCAATATGGACTCCCTCTTTTGCCAAGTGAAGTGCCGTTGCTTTCCCTATACCTCTTGCCGCGCCAGTAACAAATGCTACTTTTCCAGTTAATGATTGTGCCATTTTACAAGACCCCTTTTAAGTGTTGTATGCTTTTTCTTTTAGTATACCCGTTGATGAAATCCTTAGCATGAATGAAAGCTTGAATAGTGACTTTGATTAATGATTCAAGTTCGTTCTCCCTAAACCTCACTCACTTATGATCAGGCCTGCCGTTATAGATGTGGATGAGGTTTTCTGTAGTTTTAGGGTAACTCTAGACTCCATAACCCAGAAAACCAGCTACTTCATATACATGCTCATGAATTTACCTATGTGGCTAACGTAAACTTCTTGATAGCCTTTTTCGCTGATATGTAGACAGCACTACTCCTCCCACTATAAACAGTGAGCCGACAATTTCCGCCCCCGTTATTGGTTTATACAGCAAGACTAATCCCATGATCATCGCTACAAAAGGTTCTAAATTAGATAATATAGACGCCTTTGAAGCATCAACATATCGAATATTGTTATTCCAAATCAACATGGCGATACCGTGTACCACAACGGCAGTTATAATCAGAAATGACCAATCCGAGATCTTTACACTCATTCGTATCGGCGTATCAAGTAAAAAAATAAAAGGAACCGACACAACTAGTCCGACAACATTTGAATATAATGTAATTGCAAGTGGATCCACTCTATTGGAAAGGAGTCTCGTTACGATAATTAGCATAGCAAAAGTAATCATTGTGACTACGATCCACCATAAACCTTTATCGATATGTAAAGAGGATACATTTCCTTTTGCTACTACAAAGTAAATACCTATAATCGCTACAATAGATCCGAGTAACATACGAATTGTTAACTTCTCTTTCAAAAAAACACCTGCTAAAACACCAGTTAAAATGGGTGTAGTTGCTAAGATTAATGCAGAAGTTGTTGGATCAGCTGTTTCTAATCCGGCAAAAAAAGACCACTGGTTAATAAAAACGCCAAAAACACCTAGAAAAATCACTGCCAATACATCATATTTATTTAATCGTTTCACTTGCAGTCTGTATGAAGATAATCCAATCAAAAAAAGTACTATAAACAATAATCTGAGCGAAGTGAGAAGAGCTGGGGAAAAGTGCTGGACTAGCATCTTACCAAAAACAAAATTACTACCCCATACCATTACACAAAGTGTCAGCCAAGCATATGCTTTTAACAAATTTATCACCCTTCCTACAACAAAATGCCAACTGGCCTATTCTATACTTACTTATGCTTTTCGTACATATTTTTGTTTGGAAGTACCCACTCACTGACCTATAGGATGGCAATGTGTACAAGATTAAAACGCAGTAGCAGTAATATTTCCATATTACATAGGCATTTTGTTATTCGTTACATCCTAATAGCATTAACATTGCATGGATGGTTCGTCATTTAGAACATATTTTTATATTTACACAATTTACGGAAGTATAATAACACTGTATAACGAACAATATTAAAATTTATTAAATAAATGTTCGTATATTGACTGAAAGCACAAAAAACCTTTGCTATAATCATAACGTATTCATTGTAATAGTACTTTTTACTACTTTCCATATAAAATATTAATAAGTAATAAGAATCAATTAATACATAATCGGTTTCTAGCATCATCATACTGTAACAGCTATTCGTTACTGTTTGGATTAATGAAATCCATCACGCATCTGGGAAAGCAGTGTGCTTAGGAATACTATTCGATGAAATTATTTAAGGAATGAGGGATCATCTTTGAGGAACATGAAGTTAGTTGGGGTTATTGTATGTATGCTTTTTCTAGCAACGATCGTTTCAGGCTGTAACTCCACTACTAATAGTACAGCAGACACTGAACAACGCCCGATCATTGTGCAAGGACCCATGCCTATTGAAGCCGAGAAGTTTGCTGAAAAATTAAGTGACGCAGAAGTTGAAGAATCAGGAAACTTTGTTTTTTATAAAGGAACTATCGATGACTATCCTGTAATTGTTACCAAGACTAGTAAAGGGATGGAAAACACGGCAGCCGCCACTGCATTAGCAATTGAAAAGTACAATCCTATCGCGATTATCAATCAAGGAACTTCAGGCGGACATGACCCGAACTTGCATGTATTTGATATAGTCTTAGGTAAACGGACGGTCAATATCGGTTCGATGAAGACTGAGTCTGCAGAAGAAAACGAAGGAATGGATCCATCATTATGGAAGCCTATGGACCTCATGGCTTCTGAAGGCAGTGCCGGAGAGGACCCCGATGCAGAGAAGATTCGCTACTTTGATGGCGACGATGAATTATTGGCAGCAGCCAATGCGGTTAAAGACCAATACGAACTGGGGAAAGTTGTTGAAGGTACTATTGGATCCGCTGATCTGTGGAATAACGAAGTAGACCGCATAAACTGGTTCCATGAAAAGTACGGTACTTCCGTTGAAGAAATGGAAGGTGCTGCTGCAGCACAAATTTCCGATAGTTACAATGTTCCTTTCTTAGGAATACGCATTCTTTCCAATAACAAAACGAATAACGGTCAGTATAATCCAGATACCGCTTCAGCCAATCAAGACTATGTTCATCTTGTTCTAAAAAAATATATCTCCAATTTAAAATAAGAAGTTCTAACTCATAAGTAAAACTAGAAAAGAACAGTTTGTTCCATAAACTCTTCTCTTCTAGTTTTTTAGCGTTCAGGAGTCTTAGGCAGTGTATTCAAAAAATCTTAGACGTGTACAAGCCGGATAAAAAATAAATAAATAAATAAATAAAAGTAATTTTTTAATTCCAATAGTCTTATATTTAAATTTTTCGCCTATATTTGCGGTACGGTTCACCGTATCATAACAAAATGAGGTTTTAATTTAACCACTTAAATGGCAGACCTTTTTTAAGGTTAGACCCACATTGCACTGACGGTCATGACAATCTGAGTTTTCAAAGAACAAAACATAAGCTTTTTTTTCGTTAAGAGAACTCGGATAAACAATACCGTTAATATTAGTGTTATTATATTTAAAGACATGCCTAAAGTATTCTGTAACAATTTGTGTGGGCACATAGTCCACATGTTCTCTACCATCTTTTGCTACTGGCTTTGTAAAGTCGTTTAAAAAATTATAAAAGAACTTTACTACCGAACGTTTTTTACGCTCATCTTCATCGAAAATACTAGGTAAACTTGGCAAAGATGTTAAATCTAATAATATTAATTTTTCGTTATTAACAAATTCACCAATACTCGCTACTACATTCTTGCCAGGTCTATATTCCACTTCCAGTAAAGCCGTTTCTTTGCTGTCTGCGCCATAAAACATCGGTATCCCAGCCGGACTCATTCTATTTGAGCTTTTCGCATACTCTTTTGCTGGTGTCCCAATTTCTTTTGCTCTATGAAATAACTCACCCTCTGATGATATACGAGCCCTAAAAAACTTGCTTGACGATACTTTTTTAAGCAGATTTAATTCCTCAACAAAACTAGCTATAATATCCAAAATCTCATGTGGAACTGCTCGCTTCTTTTCGTCATCTAAACGATAGGAACTATTTAAAAATAGATAACGTATGCTATGTTTTACTTGCTCAGAAAAATCGTTCCATGTGTAAAATAGCTCTTCGTCTTCCGTTGAACCATAAGGGTCAACTTTACACCACATTGTATCCATTAATGCACTCCTAATATCTTCAAACAAACTGTCAGGGTTTATACCTACTTCACCATATAAGACATTTTCAGTGAAATCCCATCCATCATATATTTCGACCCCTAGATATCCACCTTCTCCTGAATCATAGCCTACCCCTTCATCGTCAGGGTTTCCCCACTCATATTTAATACCTGTCATTATAAACTCCATTATTAAATCAATATCAGCAGCTAAGGTATCCTCGTCTTCCGCGCCACAATAATCACATTTATCAGCAGATGCGTTCTCTTCTATATAACGCTGAATATATATGTCTGAAACACATTCAGAACAAACAAATTTATTTCCAAGCGTACTAAAACCGAGCTCATTTTCTTTTATCAGAAGATTTTTGTGATAACCCAATGTTTAACACTCTCCTTTAAAACATCTTATAACTATCTTAACTATATAAAGGGGATTTATTCCACCCGTTTATAACCTCTTACAAAAAACCTCATTCACTTATGATAAGATTCATCACTATGCAGCTAAGTGCAGTAAACTTTTAACTTTAACTGAGATAATCATAAGGTTTGGAAACTATTACTGATTTAACATCCCTTTATTTACAAATTCTATTATTTCAATTACCTCATCCGGATTTGTGTCGAACCACTCTGAGCCGGGAGACTTTTCAATTTGCTTTCCTCTCACTTTTAAGATTGAATGTAACATTGTTTCCAATAACGAAGCATCATCAGTTTTAACAATGTATTCAATAGTCGGAGTTTCCGGTAATGCAGTCGATGCTTGAGCAAGTATTCGAATTATCGGGTCACTATCTGTTCTTCCGATCTTACAAGGCCATGTTCGTTTGTTCTGTAATAATGCAAGTTTTTTATAACCATCGTAATAATAAAAATACACCGCCGAAATACCATTTCCATACACAGCATGTGCAGGGATTCTTTCCACTTGAGTTACTTCCTCTTCTTCTTTTTCTTTTATAACCGGTGAATTCTCTTTATTTACATCCCAGAATCCACGTGCTCTATTTTCTACCCAACCCTTTTTGGACATATTTTCAAGAGCCCTTTTTACTGATCTTGGAAAATCTTTAGCCTCAGGGGGTAATCCACCATTTGCTTCATGATAACTTAGCACTTTATTTACTATTTCATCTCTTTTAATAGTCTTTCCATTAAACAACTCAATTATTAAAGTTTCAATGATTGCGGGTGTTAGGGGTAATTTGCTGTACCTATAACTTTCCACTTATTCTTCTCTCCTCTCTAAATTAGTTTTTTTAAAAAAACCGTACTTACTTATGATAAGGCTCCCCCTTAATAATCCGAAACCCACGATAAATCTGTTCCACCAACACCAACTTCATCAACTGATGTGGAAACGTCATCTTGGAAAATGACAACTTCTCATTTGAACGCTGTAATACACTACTATGTAAGCCGAGTGATCCACCAATTACAAAGACAATCTTGCTTTTACCATACGTCATCAACGAATCGATACTAGCTGCAAATTCCTCAGAAGTTTTCATTTTCCCGTCGATTGCTAGTGCAATGACATGCGCGTCTGGTGCAATTTTCGCCAGAATTCGATCAGCTTCTTTCTTTTTAACGATTTCCATGTCAGCTTCGCTTAGTGTTTCAGGTGCTTTTTCGTCCGCCACTTCGATTAACTGCATTTTTGCATAGCTACTTAGACGTTTTGTATACTCTTCTATTCCTTGTTTCAAATACTTCTCTTTTAACTTACCCACGGTGACAATTGATATATTCACAGTTTATCCACTCGCCCTCTAATTGTTATACACAGTACTTATGCACATATCCACAATCTTATCTACATATTGTGTCCGATTATCCGTTCTCTACTACATGTGAATTTCACTGATTATTATACCATACGAATGTGGATAACTATTTACTTGTTTCACAATTTAAATAATATAATCCTTTTTCCATAAAAAATGAAAATGCTTCAACCTATTGGCCTGTAAGGGATTAACACTTGTCATCTTTGTGTTATTTATTATTTTTTAAACATATTATTTTGCACAATATTATACACATTATTTTGATTTTATCCACAATTGGATAACTTCATAAAAAAATCAGGCACCGTAGCGCATTTTCGCTCGATGCCTGATGTGGACTGAAAGTTGCTCAGTATGTGGACAATTTTTATTCTCTTAGAATGTATTGCCGTCCTTCAATACCATTTCCAAGTCCAGTTTCTTTCCATCTCGATAGACTGTAATTTTTAACGGATCGCCAATTTCTTTTTTATTATACAAATACTTACGTAGACTGACCATATCTGTCACTTTCTCTTCATCCAGCTGAACGATTGTATCATACTTCTTCATGCCTGCTGCTACCGCGGATGAATTCGGTATGACATCCGTTACAACGACACCTTCCGTTACTTCTTCAGGCAAGTTTAACGTCTGTTGCTGTTGCTGAATAGGAATTTGTCGAAGATCAAGTAACGATACGCCCATCGTCGGACGATTTACTTGTCCTGTTTCTTCTAAGTGTTCAATAATTGGTAATGCAATATTGATTGGAATAGCCAATCCGATGCCCTCTACTGTTGCTTCAGAAATCTTCATGGAATTAATCCCGATCAATTGACCCGCCATGTTGATTAATGCACCACCTGAGTTCCCAGGATTGATCGCTGCATCTGTCTGCAAGACGTCTGCCTGCCAATCAATGTTTCCATCTTTGTTTAGATCCATTGGAATAGAGCGGTCTTTACCTGAAATTACACCAACTGTAACAGAACCTGCAAAGCCAAGACCTAATGGGTTACCGATTGCAATAACTGATTCCCCACGTTTTAGCGCATCTGAATCACCGAATTCTACCACTGTATCCACATGTTCTGAATCAATTTCGACTACAGCCAGGTCTGTCCATAGATCACTGCCGATTAACTTTCCTTCAACCTTCGTTCCATCATCAAAACTGACTTCGAGTTGTTCGGAATTTTCCACGACATGGTGATTGGTGACGATATATGCTTTGTCACCTTCTTTTTTATACAGAACACCAGAACCCGAGCCTGCTTCTTGAGTAGACGTTGTGGAGGACCAGAAGTCTTGGACTGTCTGGATATTTGTGATACCAACGACGGCATTTGCAACATCACCTACCACATCCGTAATTTCGCTTGAGATGTCCATTGATACTTGGGCGTGTTCCGAGTTGGTTTTGACTTCATTTGTTTTAGACGTTGCAACATCGGTAGTACTTGATGAGTCAGTTGCATACATCATGACCAAAAATACGATGACCCCACCTACTAATACTCCTAGTAAAGCAGGCCAAAAACCACCTCTACGTTTTGGTTTGCGTGTCGTTTCTACCGGCGGAATTGGCTGTTGCCACTCCATTTCTTCTTTTCTTTCTTCTCTTCTTTCATCATCCATTCGCATTTCCTCCTTATCAGAAAGTAATCCTACATGTACTGTACCCCAATAACTCTTTGAAAATGCAAAAAGCCTCACTAATTTAGCAAGGCTTTTCGCAAGTACTTCAGACTAGCACAAGTTCTGTAGATTCTGATGCATCCGTATCATGCAAATGAACAAATTCTCCTGCACGAATACCGCAATCTTCGAGGGTTTGTGCTACGCTCATGCGCGCCAAGTCTTTCATATTATTATCTAAGCTAAGATGGGCTAAATAAATATGCGCTTCTTTTTGAGCTACAACTTCACTCATTGCGACCGCTGCATCTTCATTTGATACGTGGCCCACGTCACTTAGTATACGGCGTTTGATAGACCATGGATAACGTCCCATCTG
This window of the Sporosarcina ureae genome carries:
- a CDS encoding DMT family transporter translates to MLKAYAWLTLCVMVWGSNFVFGKMLVQHFSPALLTSLRLLFIVLFLIGLSSYRLQVKRLNKYDVLAVIFLGVFGVFINQWSFFAGLETADPTTSALILATTPILTGVLAGVFLKEKLTIRMLLGSIVAIIGIYFVVAKGNVSSLHIDKGLWWIVVTMITFAMLIIVTRLLSNRVDPLAITLYSNVVGLVVSVPFIFLLDTPIRMSVKISDWSFLIITAVVVHGIAMLIWNNNIRYVDASKASILSNLEPFVAMIMGLVLLYKPITGAEIVGSLFIVGGVVLSTYQRKRLSRSLR
- the rlmH gene encoding 23S rRNA (pseudouridine(1915)-N(3))-methyltransferase RlmH encodes the protein MNISIVTVGKLKEKYLKQGIEEYTKRLSSYAKMQLIEVADEKAPETLSEADMEIVKKKEADRILAKIAPDAHVIALAIDGKMKTSEEFAASIDSLMTYGKSKIVFVIGGSLGLHSSVLQRSNEKLSFSKMTFPHQLMKLVLVEQIYRGFRIIKGEPYHK
- a CDS encoding 3-ketoacyl-ACP reductase, with product MAQSLTGKVAFVTGAARGIGKATALHLAKEGVHIGLLARTESALKEVATEIEGHGVKVAYATADVSSKEQVEEAIASLTNKLGTADILINNAGIASFGTVLEMDPEEWKNIVDVNLMGTYYVTRAVLPQLIEKNTGDIINISSTNGLNGAATSSAYSASKFAVIGFTESLAQEVRRNNIRVSALTPSTVATDLALDLNLIKENDDSKLIQSEDIAEVIVNQLKLNRRVYVKTASFIATNPF
- a CDS encoding HEPN-associated N-terminal domain-containing protein encodes the protein MGYHKNLLIKENELGFSTLGNKFVCSECVSDIYIQRYIEENASADKCDYCGAEDEDTLAADIDLIMEFIMTGIKYEWGNPDDEGVGYDSGEGGYLGVEIYDGWDFTENVLYGEVGINPDSLFEDIRSALMDTMWCKVDPYGSTEDEELFYTWNDFSEQVKHSIRYLFLNSSYRLDDEKKRAVPHEILDIIASFVEELNLLKKVSSSKFFRARISSEGELFHRAKEIGTPAKEYAKSSNRMSPAGIPMFYGADSKETALLEVEYRPGKNVVASIGEFVNNEKLILLDLTSLPSLPSIFDEDERKKRSVVKFFYNFLNDFTKPVAKDGREHVDYVPTQIVTEYFRHVFKYNNTNINGIVYPSSLNEKKAYVLFFENSDCHDRQCNVGLTLKKVCHLSG
- a CDS encoding GIY-YIG nuclease family protein, whose translation is MESYRYSKLPLTPAIIETLIIELFNGKTIKRDEIVNKVLSYHEANGGLPPEAKDFPRSVKRALENMSKKGWVENRARGFWDVNKENSPVIKEKEEEEVTQVERIPAHAVYGNGISAVYFYYYDGYKKLALLQNKRTWPCKIGRTDSDPIIRILAQASTALPETPTIEYIVKTDDASLLETMLHSILKVRGKQIEKSPGSEWFDTNPDEVIEIIEFVNKGMLNQ
- a CDS encoding S1C family serine protease → MDDERREERKEEMEWQQPIPPVETTRKPKRRGGFWPALLGVLVGGVIVFLVMMYATDSSSTTDVATSKTNEVKTNSEHAQVSMDISSEITDVVGDVANAVVGITNIQTVQDFWSSTTSTQEAGSGSGVLYKKEGDKAYIVTNHHVVENSEQLEVSFDDGTKVEGKLIGSDLWTDLAVVEIDSEHVDTVVEFGDSDALKRGESVIAIGNPLGLGFAGSVTVGVISGKDRSIPMDLNKDGNIDWQADVLQTDAAINPGNSGGALINMAGQLIGINSMKISEATVEGIGLAIPINIALPIIEHLEETGQVNRPTMGVSLLDLRQIPIQQQQQTLNLPEEVTEGVVVTDVIPNSSAVAAGMKKYDTIVQLDEEKVTDMVSLRKYLYNKKEIGDPLKITVYRDGKKLDLEMVLKDGNTF
- a CDS encoding 5'-methylthioadenosine/S-adenosylhomocysteine nucleosidase is translated as MKLVGVIVCMLFLATIVSGCNSTTNSTADTEQRPIIVQGPMPIEAEKFAEKLSDAEVEESGNFVFYKGTIDDYPVIVTKTSKGMENTAAATALAIEKYNPIAIINQGTSGGHDPNLHVFDIVLGKRTVNIGSMKTESAEENEGMDPSLWKPMDLMASEGSAGEDPDAEKIRYFDGDDELLAAANAVKDQYELGKVVEGTIGSADLWNNEVDRINWFHEKYGTSVEEMEGAAAAQISDSYNVPFLGIRILSNNKTNNGQYNPDTASANQDYVHLVLKKYISNLK